From the Lolium rigidum isolate FL_2022 chromosome 2, APGP_CSIRO_Lrig_0.1, whole genome shotgun sequence genome, one window contains:
- the LOC124692365 gene encoding uncharacterized protein LOC124692365 isoform X1: MRLGGPPCCSCFTQLQPAAASRLRLPPARAANTTSDSATRLRAVLEQVDDELRKGNDEGALSLVRGSQGEGGGLRCFGAARQVPQRLYKLDELKLNGIDTSSFLSPEDRTLGSIERNLQIAALLGGLSISAAFELSQFQALFLFVGLLFVWSVDLIYLNGGARNLVLDTLGHSLSQKYHNRVIEHEAGHFLIAYLLGVLPKEYTITSLETLKKKGSLNVQAGTAFVDFEFVEEINSGKLSAKMLNKFSCIALAGVATEYLLYGYAEGGLADVNKLDGLFKSLGFTQNKADSQVRWAVLNTILLLRRHEKARSKLAEAMSSGISVGSCIQVIEESINTEDI; this comes from the exons ATGAGACTGGGTGGACCGCCCTGCTGCTCCTGCTTCACCCAGCTGCAGCCCGCCGCCGCTTCAAGGCTGCGCCTGCCACCGGCTCGCGCCGCAAACACCACCTCCGACTCGGCCACGCGGCTGAGGGCAGTGCTTGAGCAGGTGGACGACGAGCTGCGGAAAGGGAACGACGAGGGCGCGCTGTCCCTCGTGCGCGGCTCGCAGGGGGAGGGCGGCGGGCTCCGGTGCTTTGGCGCCGCCAGGCAG GTACCTCAAAGACTTTATAAACTAGATGAGCTTAAGCTAAATGGGATCGATACCTCTTCTTTTCTATCTCCGGAGGATCGGACTTTGGGATCAATTGAGAGAAATCTCCAAATTGCTGCACTTCTTGGAGGCCTTTCTATTTCAGCTGCATTTGAGCTTTCTCAATTCCAAGCTCTGTTTCTCTTTGTAGGCCTACTATTCGTGTGGTCTGTTGATTTG ATATATTTAAATGGAGGGGCTAGAAACTTGGTTCTCGACACACTTGGTCACAGTCTCAGCCAGAAGTACCATAACAGAGTTATTGAG CATGAAGCTGGTCACTTCTTGATAGCATACTTGCTTGGAGTGCTCCCGAAGGAATATACTATCACAAGTTTAGAAACACTTAAGAAAAAAGGATCATTGAATGTACAAGCTGGGACAGCTTTTGTGGACTTTGAATTTGTTGAAGAG ATCAATTCAGGCAAACTGTCCGCGAAG ATGCTGAACAAGTTCTCATGTATTGCGCTGGCTGGAGTAGCAACAGAGTATCTTCTGTATGGATATGCTGAAGGAGGACTAGCTGACGTTAACAAG CTGGATGGTTTGTTCAAGAGCCTGGGTTTCACCCAGAACAAAGCTGATTCACAGGTGAGATGGGCTGTGCTGAACACTATTTTGTTACTGCGCCGCCACGAAAAGGCTAGATCGAAGCTTGCGGAGGCAATGTCCTCTGGGATATCAGTTGGATCCTGCATTCAGGTCATAGAAGAGAGTATAAACACAGAGGATATTTGA
- the LOC124692365 gene encoding uncharacterized protein LOC124692365 isoform X2 yields the protein MRLGGPPCCSCFTQLQPAAASRLRLPPARAANTTSDSATRLRAVLEQVDDELRKGNDEGALSLVRGSQGEGGGLRCFGAARQVPQRLYKLDELKLNGIDTSSFLSPEDRTLGSIERNLQIAALLGGLSISAAFELSQFQALFLFIYLNGGARNLVLDTLGHSLSQKYHNRVIEHEAGHFLIAYLLGVLPKEYTITSLETLKKKGSLNVQAGTAFVDFEFVEEINSGKLSAKMLNKFSCIALAGVATEYLLYGYAEGGLADVNKLDGLFKSLGFTQNKADSQVRWAVLNTILLLRRHEKARSKLAEAMSSGISVGSCIQVIEESINTEDI from the exons ATGAGACTGGGTGGACCGCCCTGCTGCTCCTGCTTCACCCAGCTGCAGCCCGCCGCCGCTTCAAGGCTGCGCCTGCCACCGGCTCGCGCCGCAAACACCACCTCCGACTCGGCCACGCGGCTGAGGGCAGTGCTTGAGCAGGTGGACGACGAGCTGCGGAAAGGGAACGACGAGGGCGCGCTGTCCCTCGTGCGCGGCTCGCAGGGGGAGGGCGGCGGGCTCCGGTGCTTTGGCGCCGCCAGGCAG GTACCTCAAAGACTTTATAAACTAGATGAGCTTAAGCTAAATGGGATCGATACCTCTTCTTTTCTATCTCCGGAGGATCGGACTTTGGGATCAATTGAGAGAAATCTCCAAATTGCTGCACTTCTTGGAGGCCTTTCTATTTCAGCTGCATTTGAGCTTTCTCAATTCCAAGCTCTGTTTCTCTTT ATATATTTAAATGGAGGGGCTAGAAACTTGGTTCTCGACACACTTGGTCACAGTCTCAGCCAGAAGTACCATAACAGAGTTATTGAG CATGAAGCTGGTCACTTCTTGATAGCATACTTGCTTGGAGTGCTCCCGAAGGAATATACTATCACAAGTTTAGAAACACTTAAGAAAAAAGGATCATTGAATGTACAAGCTGGGACAGCTTTTGTGGACTTTGAATTTGTTGAAGAG ATCAATTCAGGCAAACTGTCCGCGAAG ATGCTGAACAAGTTCTCATGTATTGCGCTGGCTGGAGTAGCAACAGAGTATCTTCTGTATGGATATGCTGAAGGAGGACTAGCTGACGTTAACAAG CTGGATGGTTTGTTCAAGAGCCTGGGTTTCACCCAGAACAAAGCTGATTCACAGGTGAGATGGGCTGTGCTGAACACTATTTTGTTACTGCGCCGCCACGAAAAGGCTAGATCGAAGCTTGCGGAGGCAATGTCCTCTGGGATATCAGTTGGATCCTGCATTCAGGTCATAGAAGAGAGTATAAACACAGAGGATATTTGA
- the LOC124690119 gene encoding oryzain alpha chain-like, with amino-acid sequence MRSPTAVMAVAALLLLLVTLAAADTTVSSHREQERIAEDERRVMGEWLAKDSRSCREGSEEEDRRLFAEWMAEHGKKYKDAGEEMRRYAFFKDTLRRMDQYKAVLGRNSVIFVYNGPFSDLSHEEWRAMTCGMLRNDDEMSCWMLHYP; translated from the exons ATGAGGAGTCCCACGGCTGTCATGGCGGTGGCAgcgcttctgcttctgctggtaACCCTGGCGGCGGCGGACACTACGGTTTCATCACACAGGGAGCAGGAGAGGATCGCGGAGGACGAGCGGCGGGTCATGGGGGAGTGGCTGGCGAAGGACAGCAGGAGCTGCAGGGAggggagcgaggaggaggatcGGCGGCTGTTTGCGGA GTGGATGGCCGAGCATGGCAAGAAGTACAAGGACGCCGGCGAGGAGATGCGCCGTTACGCCTTCTTCAAGGACACCCTCCGCAGGATGGATCAGTACAAGGCCGTCTTAGGTAGGAACTCGGTGATCTTTGTCTACAACGGGCCGTTTAGCGACCTCAGCCACGAGGAGTGGAGGGCCATGACCTGCGGGATGCTCCGCAACGACGACGAGATGTCATGTTGGATGCTTCACTATCCATAG